A part of Maridesulfovibrio hydrothermalis AM13 = DSM 14728 genomic DNA contains:
- a CDS encoding NADH-quinone oxidoreductase subunit B → MASENLLTPGGHHIEDGIVRLELAEDAMNVCRSMSLWPMTFGLACCAIEMMACGMARFDMARFGAEVFRPSARQADLMIVAGTVTKKMAPAVVRLYEQMPAPKWVLALGNCAISGGPFKFKNQYGIVEGVDQLIPVDVYVPGCPPRPEALLEGLFQIQEKVTGKRWWPVPEALEKENL, encoded by the coding sequence ATGGCCTCGGAAAATCTCCTGACCCCCGGCGGGCATCATATTGAGGACGGAATTGTCCGTCTTGAGCTGGCTGAAGATGCAATGAATGTCTGCAGGTCCATGTCATTATGGCCTATGACTTTCGGGCTGGCCTGTTGCGCTATTGAAATGATGGCTTGCGGAATGGCCCGCTTTGATATGGCGCGGTTCGGTGCTGAGGTTTTTAGACCCTCCGCCAGACAGGCTGATCTAATGATTGTTGCGGGTACGGTTACCAAAAAAATGGCTCCGGCGGTTGTACGGCTCTATGAGCAGATGCCCGCTCCGAAATGGGTGCTGGCTCTTGGCAACTGTGCCATTTCAGGAGGCCCCTTCAAATTTAAAAACCAGTACGGAATTGTTGAAGGGGTGGATCAGCTCATCCCTGTCGACGTGTACGTGCCCGGCTGTCCTCCACGTCCTGAAGCTCTGCTTGAAGGATTATTTCAGATTCAGGAGAAGGTGACCGGAAAGAGGTGGTGGCCCGTACCCGAAGCTCTTGAAAAGGAGAATCTCTGA
- a CDS encoding NADH-quinone oxidoreductase subunit A, with translation MVFTWLQLAIFLFLIGGLLFAGGPLILSAIIAPRAKGGDIGMPYECGMKPHGRAWNQFGISYYVYALLFLAFDVDVLYLFPVSVWYPHANGVEAFIEVAGFLSILALAIIYFWKKGVFTWPRKIS, from the coding sequence ATGGTTTTCACCTGGCTCCAGCTTGCCATCTTCCTTTTTCTCATAGGTGGACTGCTATTTGCCGGCGGACCGCTGATTTTGTCAGCGATAATTGCTCCCCGGGCAAAAGGTGGTGATATAGGAATGCCTTACGAGTGCGGGATGAAGCCGCACGGCAGGGCATGGAATCAGTTCGGTATAAGCTATTATGTTTATGCCCTGCTGTTTCTGGCCTTTGATGTGGATGTTCTCTACCTCTTCCCCGTTTCGGTCTGGTATCCCCATGCCAATGGGGTGGAAGCTTTTATCGAGGTAGCCGGATTCCTGTCTATTCTTGCTCTGGCAATTATTTATTTTTGGAAGAAAGGAGTGTTCACATGGCCTCGGAAAATCTCCTGA
- a CDS encoding GGDEF domain-containing response regulator: MENPLKILIVDDNAVNLTLLERLLRNENAEIYTALDGNEAVEHCLKHDFALILLDVQMPDMDGYATARAIKEMEKCRLIPIIFLTAIYKDPTYARMGYEAGAVDFLTQPIDPATLRGKVGVFIELKRQKDLLEREISQRIKTEQALRIAEEKYRNIFERAVEGIFRTTLDGRMEEVNPALARIFGYDSPEEAITHVNAGSIFVDREDRQRYIESLMREKSLNDYELRIRRKDGSLIWISESCRLFEENGEFYIEGVVEDITHRKLCELELQEKATVDALTGISNRYLFFDRLTKSIANAGRYGEKLALLFIDLNDFKKVNDQYGHHTGDMLLERVASRLNSRIRSSDTLARLGGDEFCVLLERPGSVESIARVAEDFIACLSEPFKFDGVTCAVGASIGISLYPEHAAIAEELVKRADEAMYRVKEEQGREFCFFSKCS, from the coding sequence ATGGAAAATCCTTTGAAAATACTCATTGTAGATGACAATGCAGTAAACCTTACTCTGCTTGAAAGGCTGTTGAGAAATGAAAATGCCGAAATATATACGGCGTTGGATGGCAATGAGGCTGTGGAGCATTGTCTCAAGCATGATTTTGCTCTCATTCTGCTTGATGTTCAGATGCCAGATATGGATGGGTATGCAACTGCGCGTGCAATTAAGGAAATGGAAAAATGCCGTCTGATTCCCATCATTTTTCTTACTGCCATCTATAAAGATCCAACTTATGCCCGTATGGGGTATGAAGCAGGAGCAGTAGATTTCCTGACTCAGCCTATTGATCCGGCAACTTTGCGCGGTAAGGTTGGTGTTTTTATTGAGTTGAAGCGTCAGAAAGATTTGCTGGAACGTGAAATCTCTCAGCGTATCAAAACTGAACAGGCTTTGCGTATAGCTGAGGAAAAATACCGCAATATTTTTGAAAGGGCTGTGGAAGGCATTTTCCGAACTACTCTTGACGGGCGGATGGAAGAAGTTAATCCGGCCCTTGCCCGTATTTTTGGTTATGATTCTCCTGAAGAAGCCATTACCCACGTGAATGCCGGTTCCATTTTTGTCGATAGAGAAGATCGTCAGAGATATATTGAATCACTTATGCGCGAAAAATCTCTCAATGACTATGAATTGAGAATAAGACGCAAAGACGGGTCGCTTATCTGGATTTCCGAGAGTTGCAGGCTTTTTGAGGAAAACGGTGAATTTTATATAGAAGGCGTGGTTGAAGATATTACTCATCGAAAATTATGTGAGCTTGAGTTGCAGGAAAAGGCCACAGTTGACGCGTTAACAGGGATTTCCAATCGCTATCTGTTTTTTGACCGCCTGACAAAATCTATCGCCAATGCCGGGCGATATGGTGAAAAGCTGGCTTTGTTATTTATTGATCTAAATGATTTTAAGAAGGTCAACGATCAGTATGGACATCATACAGGTGATATGCTTCTGGAGCGGGTGGCCAGTCGTTTGAACTCTCGTATCCGCTCTTCGGATACTCTGGCAAGGCTTGGCGGGGATGAATTTTGTGTCCTTTTGGAGCGTCCTGGCAGCGTGGAGAGTATTGCCCGTGTTGCTGAGGATTTTATAGCCTGCCTGTCAGAACCATTTAAATTTGACGGAGTAACATGTGCTGTAGGTGCTTCGATAGGCATCAGTCTGTATCCGGAACATGCAGCTATTGCTGAAGAGCTTGTTAAGAGAGCCGACGAGGCTATGTATAGAGTGAAAGAAGAGCAGGGCAGGGAGTTCTGTTTTTTTTCAAAATGCAGTTGA
- a CDS encoding UDP-glucuronic acid decarboxylase family protein: MKKKQHYTVTGGAGFLGSRLCEKLLELGHEVLCIDNFYTGQKSNIVQMLDSPYFEMMRHDVTFPLYVETDIIYNLACPASPIHYQFDPVQTTKTSVHGAINMLGLAKRVKAKIFQASTSEVYGDPTCHPQTEDYWGNVNPIGLRACYDEGKRCAETLFFDYHRQHGLLIKVARIFNTYGPRMAVNDGRVVSNFIVQALRNEPITIYGEGTQTRSFCYIDDLIEAFIKVMDTDDSFTGPINLGNPREFTIKELAEMVIDMTGSASKLVYKPLPENDPCQRRPDISLAQKELAWTPSTPLEQGLKPTIEYFEKILAQ; encoded by the coding sequence ATGAAAAAAAAACAGCATTACACAGTAACAGGCGGCGCCGGTTTTCTGGGGTCAAGACTCTGCGAGAAACTGCTTGAACTGGGACATGAAGTTTTATGTATTGACAATTTTTATACCGGCCAGAAGTCAAATATTGTTCAAATGCTGGACAGCCCGTATTTTGAAATGATGCGCCATGATGTTACGTTTCCTTTATATGTAGAAACTGACATCATCTATAATCTGGCCTGCCCGGCTTCACCTATCCATTACCAGTTCGACCCTGTGCAGACCACCAAGACCTCGGTGCATGGCGCCATCAACATGCTTGGACTGGCAAAAAGAGTAAAGGCAAAAATTTTTCAAGCTTCAACCTCGGAAGTATACGGCGATCCCACCTGCCATCCACAGACTGAAGACTACTGGGGCAACGTCAACCCCATCGGCCTTAGAGCCTGCTATGATGAAGGAAAACGTTGCGCCGAAACTCTTTTCTTTGACTACCATCGTCAGCACGGACTGCTCATCAAGGTGGCCCGCATTTTCAACACCTATGGCCCCCGCATGGCTGTTAATGACGGTCGAGTTGTTTCCAATTTTATTGTTCAAGCGTTGCGTAATGAACCTATCACTATTTATGGTGAAGGGACTCAAACACGCTCCTTCTGCTATATTGATGACCTCATTGAAGCCTTTATCAAAGTCATGGATACTGATGACTCATTCACCGGCCCTATAAATCTGGGCAACCCCCGCGAATTCACAATCAAAGAACTGGCCGAAATGGTTATCGATATGACAGGTTCAGCTTCTAAATTGGTTTATAAACCCCTGCCGGAGAATGATCCCTGCCAGCGCAGGCCGGATATATCCCTTGCACAGAAAGAATTGGCATGGACTCCTTCAACCCCCCTTGAGCAAGGACTTAAACCGACCATTGAATACTTTGAAAAAATTCTGGCTCAATAA
- a CDS encoding GNAT family N-acetyltransferase: protein MAISYSWTKNFKTEELEELFLSVEWESGKYPAKLQKALLNSHKVYSVWDGERLIGMINSMTDTVLTVYFQYLLVHPDYQGHGLGKKLVGEMLEIYSDIPRKILISVEEQVGFYQHCGFTHHTDKAPMFVSTL from the coding sequence ATGGCTATTTCATACAGCTGGACTAAAAATTTCAAAACAGAAGAGCTTGAAGAACTCTTTCTCTCTGTTGAATGGGAATCTGGAAAATACCCGGCAAAACTGCAAAAAGCACTGCTTAACTCCCACAAGGTGTATTCAGTCTGGGATGGAGAGAGACTTATAGGAATGATTAACTCCATGACCGACACAGTGCTTACCGTTTATTTTCAATATTTGCTGGTACATCCGGATTATCAGGGACATGGTCTGGGGAAAAAACTAGTCGGCGAGATGCTAGAAATATATTCCGATATCCCTAGAAAAATCTTAATCTCAGTTGAAGAACAGGTAGGTTTTTATCAACACTGCGGCTTCACTCACCATACGGATAAAGCACCTATGTTTGTATCGACTTTATAA
- a CDS encoding OsmC family protein, protein MINEINVKFGEGKKLTAISDSFTINTDQSEADGGDGTAPTPLELFLASLATCAAHYARSFCDSRSISMDGMGLKVEYDFNKDAEQITSFRYQMTLPEGFPEKYKAALLRAIDLCTVKKHLMNPPAFELEIV, encoded by the coding sequence ATGATCAATGAAATTAATGTAAAATTCGGCGAGGGTAAAAAGCTGACAGCAATATCTGACAGCTTCACTATCAATACAGATCAGTCCGAAGCTGACGGCGGCGACGGTACGGCCCCTACCCCTCTGGAACTGTTTCTGGCTTCACTGGCCACTTGTGCGGCTCATTATGCCCGCAGCTTTTGTGATTCCAGATCCATATCAATGGATGGTATGGGCTTAAAAGTTGAATATGATTTCAACAAAGATGCCGAACAAATTACAAGTTTTCGTTACCAGATGACCCTGCCCGAAGGGTTTCCTGAAAAGTACAAAGCAGCCCTGCTCAGAGCAATTGATCTTTGCACGGTAAAAAAACACCTTATGAATCCACCGGCTTTTGAGCTTGAAATTGTTTAA
- a CDS encoding iron-sulfur cluster biosynthesis family protein has protein sequence MLKITEKAKEVLDEHFNEKDKEPIRIYIASACSGTRLALGIDSEKEGDEKINLDGYDFVIDTELFEQAKPMVIDLTPMGIEISSSLVFEEAKGACGEGCCGCG, from the coding sequence ATGCTCAAAATCACAGAAAAAGCAAAAGAAGTTCTTGACGAACATTTTAATGAAAAAGATAAAGAACCTATTCGTATATATATTGCTTCCGCTTGTAGCGGAACCCGTCTTGCTCTTGGCATCGACAGCGAAAAAGAAGGTGATGAAAAGATCAACCTTGATGGATATGACTTTGTCATAGACACAGAACTGTTTGAGCAAGCCAAACCAATGGTTATCGACCTGACCCCAATGGGCATCGAAATTTCTTCTTCACTCGTTTTTGAAGAAGCTAAAGGTGCTTGCGGCGAAGGCTGCTGCGGCTGCGGTTAA
- a CDS encoding transglutaminase domain-containing protein, with product MFLKKYIIILLPLLIFITALSGCSTRQLPADISPYAIPIEQILATSGKNKEQISKFLGNFEHNPEKRQCAQFITANLPPSDRTGLSAELLTENLEYAFLARESTLWGRNVSWSDFQHYVLPHRVSQEQAVKWRKLFYNELLPIVSQCKSLEEAIRAVNVWCFSKTGFKSTQRWDQNPLMTISRGWGRCEEAVIFTVCALRSVGIPARQAMVPAWQHSNDNHTWTEVLVNGKWHYLESANPDYGLDHAWFTGSTRKAPLVISYAYGHIAHSRFPVQSRPFGCTLINTTELYAPASSARILVTDKDNNPLPDIKVFISVFNYASFRPVAAKITDKDGKTDVLLGPGSMLISAAHGNSSAYVASTWIPGEQTKRNNILLKLTPNNIPEGNILFRFDYKDESARKAPPKNSEGARKAEFNSIKNKRLKIFEGINKGAEYFDKTLAPAITKAGLNGPQIMEALEKCPDEYKPYLIKNINKMQIADLITIKADDLISNAIYAVRAREDARKAGLEYDEDIFTKYVLNQRIMYEQLSPWRKTLYDHFKLSEKLKYSEAFKNIHNFIMDIQQVARGPLGSSINPLDVFSSKTSTTADEIGVFATAAMRASGIPARYLDEQEWIEFYDGTKWQPFFPALPDMNGNRNATAASKAFYAPWKKINFRLPGFAAEKKAPQYFKDFTISKLTEQAYFSIIEKTVKGQFNKSNNTWEIYVPDEDLYLIGAKRNSKSEPYISVIRIKGSGFTSPR from the coding sequence ATGTTCTTGAAAAAATATATTATCATTCTTTTACCACTACTTATCTTTATTACAGCACTCAGCGGATGTTCAACAAGACAACTGCCAGCTGATATTTCTCCATATGCAATCCCTATCGAGCAAATCCTTGCAACCTCCGGTAAGAACAAAGAGCAGATTAGTAAATTTCTTGGTAACTTTGAACACAACCCTGAAAAAAGACAATGCGCTCAGTTCATAACGGCCAACCTTCCCCCTTCTGACCGGACCGGACTGTCAGCAGAATTGCTTACTGAAAATCTGGAATATGCATTTCTAGCCAGAGAATCCACACTCTGGGGCAGAAATGTTTCATGGTCTGATTTTCAACACTATGTCCTGCCGCACAGAGTCAGTCAGGAGCAGGCTGTAAAATGGCGCAAATTATTCTACAATGAACTGCTGCCCATTGTTTCACAGTGTAAATCGCTTGAAGAAGCTATCAGGGCAGTAAACGTATGGTGCTTCTCAAAAACTGGATTTAAATCCACCCAGCGATGGGATCAGAACCCGCTCATGACTATCAGCAGAGGCTGGGGAAGATGCGAGGAGGCAGTAATTTTCACAGTCTGCGCTTTAAGAAGCGTCGGGATTCCTGCTCGTCAGGCAATGGTTCCGGCATGGCAGCATTCCAATGACAACCATACATGGACCGAAGTGCTGGTTAACGGTAAATGGCACTACCTAGAATCAGCAAACCCGGATTATGGACTGGACCATGCTTGGTTCACCGGCTCAACCCGCAAAGCCCCGCTCGTTATTTCATATGCATACGGTCATATTGCCCATTCCAGGTTTCCGGTTCAAAGCCGCCCTTTCGGGTGCACGCTTATAAACACCACCGAGCTTTACGCACCGGCAAGCAGCGCCCGGATTCTGGTTACAGATAAAGACAACAATCCGTTACCCGATATAAAAGTATTTATCTCGGTGTTCAACTACGCCTCTTTTCGTCCGGTAGCAGCAAAAATCACAGACAAAGACGGCAAAACAGATGTTCTGCTCGGCCCTGGTTCCATGCTGATCTCCGCAGCGCATGGAAACAGTTCAGCATACGTTGCATCGACATGGATTCCCGGCGAACAGACGAAAAGAAATAACATCCTTTTAAAATTGACCCCCAACAATATTCCTGAAGGAAACATCCTTTTCCGCTTTGATTACAAAGATGAATCAGCCCGGAAGGCCCCTCCTAAAAATTCTGAAGGGGCCAGAAAAGCAGAATTCAACTCGATTAAAAATAAACGGCTGAAAATTTTTGAAGGTATAAATAAAGGTGCTGAATATTTTGACAAAACCCTCGCTCCGGCCATCACAAAGGCAGGTCTTAACGGACCGCAGATTATGGAAGCTCTTGAAAAGTGTCCTGATGAATATAAGCCGTATTTAATAAAAAACATCAACAAAATGCAGATTGCGGACCTGATTACCATTAAAGCAGACGATCTGATCTCCAATGCAATATATGCTGTCCGCGCACGCGAAGACGCGCGTAAAGCCGGCCTTGAGTATGATGAGGACATTTTCACAAAATATGTACTTAATCAGCGCATTATGTATGAGCAGCTTAGCCCGTGGCGCAAGACTTTATACGACCATTTTAAGCTTTCTGAAAAACTGAAATATTCTGAAGCCTTCAAAAACATCCATAATTTCATCATGGATATTCAACAAGTTGCACGCGGTCCGCTGGGCAGCAGCATCAATCCATTAGATGTGTTCAGCTCCAAAACCTCCACTACTGCCGATGAAATAGGTGTCTTTGCCACAGCTGCAATGAGAGCGTCCGGTATACCGGCACGCTATCTGGATGAACAAGAGTGGATCGAATTTTATGATGGTACCAAATGGCAGCCTTTTTTCCCAGCACTGCCAGACATGAACGGGAACAGAAATGCAACCGCTGCAAGCAAAGCTTTTTATGCTCCGTGGAAAAAAATAAACTTCCGCCTGCCCGGATTTGCCGCAGAAAAAAAAGCACCACAATACTTCAAAGACTTTACAATTTCAAAACTTACAGAGCAGGCCTATTTCAGCATTATTGAAAAAACGGTCAAAGGACAATTCAATAAAAGCAATAACACTTGGGAAATCTATGTTCCAGACGAAGACCTCTATCTTATAGGCGCAAAACGAAACAGCAAAAGCGAGCCGTACATCTCTGTTATTAGAATTAAAGGCTCAGGATTTACTTCACCGCGATAG